A window of the Desulfopila inferna genome harbors these coding sequences:
- a CDS encoding iron-containing alcohol dehydrogenase family protein encodes MYRNFSVVPKVMFGRGCFGQLDEILQPRRISANSYMVFILDDVFQGKTLEGRIPLRDKDFLLHVNVTDEPKTEYIDKLVKRINDYAPVLPDGVIGIGGGSTMDIAKAVSLMLTNPGSAADYQGWDLIQNPAVYHVGIPTLSGTGAEVSRTTVLTGPEKKLGINSDYTLFDQMVLDPELIADVPREQWFYTGMDCYIHDVESLHGTFLNEFSRSYGEKSIELCRQVFLEDREDKDDKLMMASLFGGMSIAYSQVGACHALSYGLSFVLGTHHGIGCCITFDYLDEVYPQGVREFREMMTRHRIDLPRNLTKGLDDEAFDTMVKVALGLTPLWENCFGPDWRNTMTHERALELFKKM; translated from the coding sequence ATGTATAGAAATTTCAGTGTAGTTCCCAAGGTGATGTTCGGCAGGGGATGTTTTGGCCAATTGGATGAGATACTTCAACCGCGACGGATTAGTGCAAACTCCTATATGGTTTTCATCCTTGATGATGTTTTTCAGGGTAAAACCCTGGAAGGCAGAATTCCTTTGCGAGACAAGGATTTTCTCCTGCACGTGAATGTCACCGATGAGCCGAAAACAGAGTATATAGATAAGCTGGTGAAGCGCATCAACGATTATGCTCCGGTGCTGCCGGACGGGGTTATCGGCATCGGCGGCGGCAGTACCATGGACATAGCCAAAGCCGTTTCCCTGATGCTCACCAATCCCGGCTCGGCTGCTGATTACCAGGGCTGGGATCTCATTCAAAACCCGGCCGTCTATCATGTCGGCATCCCGACTCTCTCCGGAACCGGTGCCGAGGTATCGCGAACAACCGTACTGACCGGTCCTGAAAAGAAACTGGGAATCAATTCCGACTATACCCTGTTTGATCAGATGGTGCTTGATCCGGAACTCATTGCCGATGTCCCCAGGGAACAGTGGTTTTATACCGGGATGGACTGCTATATCCACGATGTCGAATCGCTGCATGGAACTTTTCTCAATGAGTTCAGCAGGTCGTACGGAGAGAAATCCATAGAACTTTGTCGGCAGGTCTTTCTGGAAGATCGTGAGGATAAAGACGACAAGTTGATGATGGCTTCTCTTTTCGGAGGCATGTCAATAGCCTATTCCCAGGTCGGGGCCTGTCATGCCTTGTCCTATGGCCTCTCCTTTGTGCTGGGAACGCATCATGGCATAGGCTGCTGCATTACCTTTGACTATCTCGATGAGGTATATCCTCAGGGAGTCAGAGAATTTCGCGAGATGATGACCAGACACCGGATTGACCTGCCGAGAAACCTCACCAAAGGACTTGACGATGAGGCTTTTGATACCATGGTAAA
- a CDS encoding replication-associated recombination protein A encodes MSNQMNIIDPLQTPVNIPLAEKARPDTLDKLFGQDKLLGRGSVLRSMIDNDDFNSFILWGPPGTGKTTIARLIKKNTALNFCSFSAVLSKIAKVKEIMERADYLLRAENRKTLVFVDEIHRFNKSQQDAFLPYVESGAIVLFGATTENPSFEVIPALLSRCHVFVLEPLTDKEILPILKHAATLLPYDISIDPEVFTAISERCGGDARRALNTLEMICRRADRNIPISLDFALEALSTRSLFYDKGGEEHYNLISALQKSIRGSDPQAALYWMARMLESGEDPLYLVRRLVRIASEDVGLADPNALIQAMAVKEAVHFLGMPEANTAMTQLVVYLATAPKSNACETAYLAARQDALETGYLKVPLHICNAPTSLMKDMGYGKGYKYSHDCKDSYGYQKYFPDDMQEKVYYRPSRFGFEKDIAKRLQWWENLKKDQLKKGKG; translated from the coding sequence ATGTCAAACCAGATGAACATAATAGACCCTTTACAGACGCCGGTCAATATTCCTCTGGCAGAAAAGGCTCGTCCCGATACACTTGATAAACTCTTCGGTCAGGACAAACTCCTCGGCCGGGGTTCTGTTTTGAGAAGCATGATAGACAATGACGACTTCAACTCTTTCATCCTCTGGGGCCCGCCGGGCACCGGTAAAACAACGATCGCCCGCCTGATCAAGAAAAATACCGCGCTCAACTTCTGCTCTTTCAGTGCGGTCTTGTCAAAAATAGCCAAGGTAAAGGAGATTATGGAAAGAGCGGATTATCTCCTGCGCGCAGAGAACCGGAAGACGTTGGTGTTTGTCGACGAAATTCACAGATTCAACAAATCCCAGCAGGATGCCTTTCTCCCCTACGTTGAGTCAGGTGCCATCGTGCTTTTCGGGGCCACCACCGAGAACCCTTCCTTTGAAGTTATTCCGGCGCTGCTGTCGCGTTGTCATGTTTTCGTCCTCGAGCCGCTCACGGATAAAGAAATTTTACCCATTTTAAAACATGCCGCCACCCTTCTTCCCTATGACATCTCCATCGATCCTGAAGTTTTTACTGCCATTTCCGAGCGCTGCGGTGGGGATGCCAGGCGCGCACTCAATACATTGGAGATGATATGCCGCAGAGCCGACAGAAACATTCCCATATCTCTGGATTTTGCCCTGGAGGCCCTTTCGACCCGATCACTTTTCTACGACAAGGGCGGTGAGGAGCACTACAATCTCATTTCCGCACTGCAGAAATCAATCCGGGGCAGCGACCCCCAGGCGGCACTGTACTGGATGGCACGAATGCTCGAATCCGGCGAGGACCCGCTCTATCTTGTCAGACGGCTGGTCCGCATTGCCAGTGAAGACGTGGGATTGGCCGACCCCAACGCACTCATCCAGGCTATGGCGGTCAAGGAGGCCGTCCATTTCCTGGGAATGCCCGAGGCCAATACGGCAATGACCCAACTGGTGGTATATCTGGCGACAGCACCGAAAAGCAACGCCTGCGAAACCGCCTACTTAGCTGCCCGGCAGGATGCCCTCGAAACCGGTTATCTCAAAGTCCCCCTGCATATCTGCAACGCCCCTACCTCTCTTATGAAGGATATGGGCTACGGCAAAGGCTATAAATACTCTCACGACTGCAAAGACAGTTATGGATATCAGAAATATTTTCCAGATGATATGCAGGAAAAGGTTTACTATAGACCCTCCCGATTCGGTTTTGAAAAAGATATCGCCAAGCGCCTGCAGTGGTGGGAAAATCTCAAAAAAGACCAGTTAAAGAAAGGGAAAGGATAA
- a CDS encoding inositol monophosphatase family protein — MIEFMKKLAWDAGEICLKESAQLSADDLDFKGLRDLVTVVDAKVEDFVIAAIQEKFPDHDIIGEETGITDHGSDHRWIIDPIDGTTSYFHGQPFYSVSIAFQHKKITQAGVVYAPALGQLFTAVRGEGAWLNGATRLSVSPATEMINAVLATGFACLRAGREPNNIHYLTKVLPHIRDIRRCGSAAIDLAYVAAGKLEGFWEMDLNIYDIAAGVLLVEEAGGIVTDMSGGNEYPVRGIVAANKKIACDLLDLLERPKLQQ, encoded by the coding sequence ATGATTGAATTTATGAAAAAGCTGGCCTGGGATGCCGGTGAGATCTGCTTGAAGGAGTCGGCACAGCTTTCCGCGGACGATCTTGATTTTAAAGGCCTAAGGGATCTTGTCACCGTAGTCGATGCCAAGGTCGAAGACTTTGTCATCGCAGCCATACAGGAAAAATTTCCAGATCATGATATAATAGGCGAGGAAACGGGAATCACCGATCATGGCAGCGATCATCGCTGGATTATTGATCCGATCGACGGCACTACTTCCTATTTTCACGGTCAGCCTTTCTATTCCGTGAGCATCGCTTTTCAGCACAAGAAGATTACCCAGGCGGGTGTCGTCTACGCTCCTGCCTTAGGGCAGCTCTTTACTGCTGTGCGTGGGGAAGGCGCCTGGCTCAATGGTGCCACCCGGCTGAGCGTATCGCCGGCAACCGAGATGATCAATGCGGTTCTGGCCACCGGCTTCGCCTGCCTTCGGGCAGGCAGGGAACCGAACAATATTCACTATCTGACCAAAGTTCTTCCTCACATCCGCGATATCCGGCGGTGTGGTTCCGCAGCCATCGATCTTGCCTATGTAGCCGCAGGCAAGCTCGAGGGTTTCTGGGAGATGGATCTCAACATATATGATATTGCCGCGGGCGTCCTTCTTGTCGAGGAAGCCGGAGGGATCGTTACCGACATGTCGGGAGGAAACGAGTATCCCGTCCGGGGAATTGTCGCCGCTAATAAAAAGATTGCCTGCGATCTGCTTGATTTGCTTGAACGGCCAAAACTGCAGCAGTAA
- a CDS encoding MBL fold metallo-hydrolase RNA specificity domain-containing protein, which yields MHITFLGAVREVTGSMHMITTQNDHILLDCGMFQGRRKEAAEKNKVMPFDPSIITNIVLSHAHIDHSGRLPLLTRKDFQGRIFCTRATHDTCRYLLPDSAKIQESDAKYLNYKIVKRALAEMQGRDGKIQGRDAREIKGLLKENNSHRINDSAISDFIRKYGLEHIEPIYSMQDADIALSMFEGLPYKEEVTIGKGITCKLYEAGHILGSAVSIIKVKSEGTTRTICYTGDIGRFDKPILRNPTLEFEEEDRDIDLLVMESTYGDRDHESINDLKPRLRDVLNRTISGGGSVIIPSFAFGRTQELLYYIHELYNEGSVPKVPVWVDSPLATNITKVFGEHPEMYDRETHHTFLQNGLNPFHFKEVNFTTSVEDSIAITRDTRSHIVISASGMCEAGRILHHLRYKIHNPKNTILIVGYMAQNTLGRRIEEEGGRFEEGGRKGDPPMMRFYGKDYPLLARVEKIGGFSAHADRHEMLRFLKSSNLNIKKIALVHGEEDQALSFQDFLGKEGYSVVVPKFGEVYDI from the coding sequence ATGCATATTACTTTTTTAGGCGCAGTGAGAGAAGTTACCGGTTCCATGCATATGATCACGACGCAGAATGATCATATCCTGCTCGATTGCGGAATGTTCCAGGGGCGCAGGAAGGAAGCAGCTGAAAAAAACAAAGTGATGCCTTTCGACCCATCGATTATCACAAACATAGTTCTGTCCCACGCACATATTGATCATTCCGGAAGATTGCCGCTGCTGACTCGCAAGGACTTCCAGGGAAGAATATTCTGTACGCGGGCAACACACGATACCTGCCGCTACCTTCTGCCGGATTCCGCCAAGATACAGGAATCGGATGCCAAATATCTTAACTATAAAATTGTCAAACGCGCCTTAGCCGAAATGCAGGGCCGGGATGGAAAGATCCAGGGCAGGGATGCCAGGGAAATTAAAGGGCTGCTCAAAGAAAATAATTCCCACAGGATTAATGACAGTGCTATTTCGGATTTTATCCGTAAATATGGTCTCGAGCATATAGAACCGATCTATTCAATGCAGGATGCAGACATCGCTCTTTCCATGTTTGAGGGACTGCCTTATAAGGAAGAAGTGACCATCGGCAAAGGAATCACCTGCAAGCTCTATGAGGCCGGTCATATCCTTGGTTCGGCCGTGAGTATCATCAAGGTAAAAAGTGAAGGCACCACCAGGACAATTTGCTATACCGGCGATATCGGCAGGTTCGATAAACCGATTTTACGCAACCCCACTTTGGAGTTCGAGGAGGAAGACAGGGACATAGATCTCCTGGTAATGGAGAGCACCTACGGCGACAGGGATCACGAATCGATAAACGATCTGAAACCACGATTACGCGATGTTCTCAATAGGACCATTAGCGGAGGCGGCTCTGTAATAATTCCCTCTTTTGCCTTCGGCAGAACACAGGAATTGCTCTATTATATACATGAATTATATAATGAAGGCAGCGTACCCAAGGTTCCGGTCTGGGTCGACAGCCCGCTTGCCACCAATATCACCAAGGTGTTTGGAGAACATCCCGAGATGTATGACCGGGAAACGCATCACACTTTCCTGCAGAACGGCTTGAATCCCTTTCACTTCAAGGAGGTCAACTTCACAACCTCGGTTGAGGATTCGATTGCCATAACCAGGGATACCAGGTCGCACATCGTCATCTCCGCTTCGGGAATGTGTGAGGCTGGAAGAATACTCCATCATCTGCGCTACAAAATACATAATCCCAAAAATACCATTCTTATAGTTGGGTATATGGCGCAGAATACCCTGGGGAGAAGGATCGAGGAGGAAGGCGGGCGTTTTGAAGAGGGAGGCCGAAAAGGGGATCCTCCTATGATGCGGTTTTACGGCAAGGATTATCCTTTGCTGGCTCGGGTTGAGAAAATCGGCGGTTTCAGTGCCCATGCGGACCGCCATGAAATGCTGCGTTTTCTGAAAAGCTCAAACCTCAATATTAAAAAGATTGCCCTTGTCCATGGTGAGGAAGATCAAGCCCTCTCTTTCCAGGATTTCCTGGGAAAAGAGGGGTATTCCGTGGTTGTGCCGAAGTTCGGTGAGGTATATGATATCTGA
- a CDS encoding glycerate kinase family protein has product MKIIAAPNSFKGCLDGYQAAEAIRRGIHRFSPLIDVECLPVTDGGDGLVDILSRSLDGEILTAAVAGPLRHSITAPYGYIRKSHTGIVEMAKASGLALVPPNRRNPAKTTTLGTGQLIRQCLDLHAERIILGLGGSATCDGGIGAAAALGYRFLDGRGDALEPIGESLIHIQTIDVEQVDARIFDVAIEALCDVGNPLTGSNGASYVYSPQKGADAEQVRILDQGLSNLAEVIRKDLGLDVEMLPGAGAAGGLGAAVHAFFHGELKKGIELVIEILGLREKLKGADLVITGEGRIDFQTQFDKAPAGVAAAAREAGVPCVAICGAIGKNIEDLYDLGIDAVFSLCREPVSLEKAIADGEHLLEEAAEQVVRLFLATRKK; this is encoded by the coding sequence ATGAAAATTATCGCCGCGCCGAACAGCTTCAAGGGATGCCTTGATGGATATCAAGCCGCGGAGGCAATACGGCGGGGTATACACCGCTTCTCTCCGCTTATAGATGTTGAATGCCTGCCCGTCACCGATGGAGGAGACGGGCTGGTCGACATATTGAGCAGATCCTTGGATGGTGAAATTCTCACAGCTGCCGTGGCTGGCCCGCTAAGGCACTCCATCACTGCTCCTTACGGATACATCCGCAAATCCCATACCGGTATTGTTGAAATGGCCAAGGCCAGCGGACTTGCCCTTGTCCCCCCAAACAGGAGAAATCCGGCAAAGACAACAACCTTGGGAACAGGACAGCTTATACGCCAATGCCTTGATTTACATGCAGAACGGATAATTCTGGGTCTGGGTGGCAGCGCCACCTGCGATGGAGGAATTGGAGCAGCCGCGGCGCTGGGCTATAGATTTCTGGATGGCAGGGGAGATGCGCTCGAACCGATTGGCGAAAGCCTCATCCATATACAGACCATCGATGTTGAACAGGTTGATGCCCGAATATTTGATGTCGCTATAGAGGCACTGTGTGATGTTGGAAATCCTCTGACAGGATCGAATGGGGCATCATATGTTTATTCCCCGCAGAAGGGCGCGGATGCGGAGCAGGTGCGGATTCTGGATCAGGGTCTGAGCAATCTTGCTGAAGTAATCAGAAAAGATCTGGGGCTTGACGTTGAGATGCTCCCCGGAGCCGGAGCCGCCGGCGGCCTGGGAGCTGCAGTCCATGCCTTTTTTCATGGCGAGCTCAAAAAAGGTATAGAACTGGTTATAGAAATACTTGGCCTGCGGGAAAAGCTCAAAGGTGCGGATCTGGTGATCACAGGGGAGGGCAGGATTGACTTTCAGACCCAGTTTGACAAAGCTCCGGCGGGTGTTGCCGCGGCGGCTCGTGAGGCTGGTGTTCCCTGTGTGGCCATATGCGGGGCAATCGGAAAAAATATAGAGGATCTCTATGATCTGGGCATAGATGCCGTTTTCTCTTTGTGCCGTGAACCTGTGAGTCTTGAAAAAGCTATTGCCGATGGAGAACACCTTCTCGAAGAAGCAGCGGAACAGGTCGTTCGTTTGTTCCTGGCGACACGCAAGAAGTGA
- a CDS encoding amino acid aminotransferase, protein MWKGIEAAPADSILGLTEAFKKEVNPRKVNLGVGVYKDDDGNTPILECVKKAEKLLLERETSKSYLPISGDPVYAECVQKLLFADSSEVISSVRAATVHAPGGTGALRVGGQLLKRFRPGAAVWVSTPTWANHIGIFSDLDFEIRKYPYYNSETKGLDFDELLQCLQRVPEGDIVLLHACCHNPSGVDLNEEQWRQVAAVAEEKRWIPFLDFAYQGFGEGLKEDRFAVELMAGTGMDFLVASSFSKNFGLYNERTGALTIVSPSAEETAVAMSHLKATVRVIYSNPPAHGGLTVATILSDKELHSLWLRELAAMRTRIIDMRKALVDGLAQRGIDTDFSYIKNQRGMFSFSGLDDATVSWLKEKKGIYVVGGGRINLAGLTSKNIDYVCDAIAEALIR, encoded by the coding sequence ATGTGGAAAGGCATTGAGGCAGCTCCGGCTGATTCTATTCTCGGTTTGACCGAGGCGTTTAAAAAAGAGGTCAATCCCCGCAAGGTTAATCTGGGTGTGGGCGTGTATAAAGATGATGATGGTAACACTCCTATTCTTGAATGTGTAAAGAAGGCCGAGAAATTATTGCTGGAGCGGGAGACTTCCAAAAGCTACCTGCCCATCTCAGGAGACCCTGTATATGCTGAATGTGTGCAGAAACTGCTCTTCGCCGATTCCAGTGAAGTAATCAGCTCCGTCAGGGCGGCAACCGTGCACGCTCCGGGAGGAACCGGTGCGCTTCGGGTCGGCGGCCAGCTGCTGAAGCGGTTTCGGCCCGGCGCCGCCGTCTGGGTCAGCACTCCCACCTGGGCCAACCATATCGGCATATTCTCGGATTTGGATTTTGAAATCCGCAAATATCCTTATTATAACAGCGAAACCAAAGGACTCGATTTTGATGAGTTGCTGCAGTGCCTGCAGCGTGTTCCCGAGGGTGATATCGTGCTTCTTCATGCCTGTTGTCATAACCCCAGCGGTGTCGACCTCAATGAAGAGCAATGGCGACAGGTCGCCGCTGTTGCGGAAGAAAAGAGGTGGATACCTTTTCTCGATTTTGCTTACCAGGGTTTCGGAGAAGGCCTGAAAGAGGATCGTTTTGCGGTTGAACTGATGGCCGGGACCGGCATGGATTTTCTGGTAGCCAGCTCCTTTTCCAAGAATTTCGGGCTCTACAACGAAAGAACCGGAGCGCTGACCATCGTCAGTCCATCGGCCGAGGAGACAGCCGTAGCCATGAGCCACCTTAAAGCAACGGTGAGGGTTATTTACTCCAACCCGCCTGCGCACGGCGGGCTTACCGTGGCAACCATTCTTAGTGACAAAGAACTGCACAGCCTGTGGTTGCGCGAACTTGCTGCTATGCGCACACGCATTATCGATATGCGCAAGGCCCTGGTGGATGGGTTGGCTCAACGGGGGATCGATACCGATTTTTCCTATATCAAGAATCAGCGGGGCATGTTTTCCTTCAGCGGGCTCGATGACGCGACCGTTTCCTGGCTTAAAGAGAAAAAGGGGATTTATGTGGTGGGAGGCGGCAGAATTAATCTTGCGGGGTTGACCTCAAAAAACATCGACTATGTGTGTGATGCAATAGCTGAAGCCTTAATCAGATAG
- a CDS encoding DUF1641 domain-containing protein translates to MDETLILQKLDDLSNEVRTLKSEVLEELRQELKPARPSGTLFEECLAEVEDGHTKEDLAHLIRSLLMNVDMLNSLLSTVKGTMELKEEFEPIAKQAYPMAVETIAEVSENLDMAQIKPLIRNTLSNLENFNTALNMMKAGMELKDEIEPIAKQAYPMAIETIAEISENLDMAQVRPLIRNTLSNLENFNSALTMMKAGMELKEDIEPLAKLSLPVVIDFFTGISGLMRVSGTALGTVKDMQITPEQAEAMEKVIKDIDLTKANRLNIIGMVKKLNDPKVQEALGAIFAMLETFGSLLQAYKDPEKQQ, encoded by the coding sequence ATGGACGAAACCTTAATCTTACAGAAACTGGACGATCTCTCCAATGAAGTACGTACTTTAAAGTCAGAAGTACTGGAGGAATTACGACAAGAGCTGAAGCCCGCCAGGCCTTCCGGTACGCTCTTTGAAGAGTGTCTTGCCGAAGTGGAAGATGGTCACACCAAAGAGGATCTCGCCCATCTCATCAGAAGCCTCTTAATGAATGTAGATATGCTCAACTCTCTGCTGAGCACGGTCAAAGGCACCATGGAACTCAAGGAAGAATTTGAGCCGATTGCCAAGCAAGCTTACCCCATGGCCGTTGAGACCATTGCCGAAGTCAGTGAGAATCTCGATATGGCACAGATCAAGCCTCTCATCAGAAACACGCTGAGCAACCTGGAAAATTTCAATACCGCTCTGAACATGATGAAAGCCGGCATGGAACTCAAAGATGAAATTGAGCCGATTGCCAAGCAGGCCTATCCTATGGCCATCGAGACTATTGCCGAAATCAGCGAAAACCTCGACATGGCCCAGGTCAGGCCGCTTATAAGAAACACCCTGAGTAACCTGGAAAATTTTAATTCCGCCCTGACTATGATGAAAGCCGGCATGGAGCTCAAAGAAGATATTGAGCCGTTGGCTAAACTCTCGCTTCCGGTCGTCATCGATTTTTTCACCGGCATCAGCGGGTTGATGCGGGTATCCGGTACTGCGCTGGGAACGGTGAAGGATATGCAGATCACCCCGGAACAGGCGGAAGCCATGGAAAAAGTCATCAAGGACATCGACCTTACCAAAGCCAACAGATTAAATATCATCGGTATGGTCAAAAAATTGAACGATCCGAAGGTTCAAGAGGCTCTCGGTGCCATATTCGCAATGCTTGAAACCTTCGGTTCCCTGCTTCAGGCCTACAAGGATCCTGAAAAGCAACAATAA